TACACCATAATGCCGCTTCACCATGTGTACCGATGGGAATTCGTAATAAGTGTAATAGACGGCATCTCGCCACTTGTCGGTTTTTCCTGCTACCACTTGTCGGAAAGATTCTCCCTGCATCTCTTCCGGTACTTCGATCCCTGCATAATCAAGGAAAGTAGGAGCAAAGTCAAGATTCTGGACTAATGCGTCTATGACAGTTCCGGATTTTATCTCTTTGGGATAGCGCATCAACAACGGAGTTCTGAATGACTCTTCATACATGAACCGCTTGTCGAACCAACCGTGCTCCCCAAGGTAAAAACCCTGGTCGGAGGTATAGACCACGATGGTGTTTTCTGCGAGGCCTGCTTCCTCAAGATAATCAAGTAATTCTCCTACGCCATCATCGATTGATTTGATAGTGCGCAGGTAATCTTTGATATAACGGTTGTATTTCCACAAGGCGATTTCTTTATCCGTAAGGCTGTGGTATTTCGCTTTGAACTCTTCGTTTTCAGGTGTATAGGCGGAAAGCCAGTCTTCACGCTGCTTATCATTGAAGCGATTCAATTCATGATGAAATCCGGTACTGTCGCCATAAGGGTCGACGATCATTTTAAAGTCGTGTCCCCACATGGCATGGCCGTGAACCTGCATCTCCTGTTCCTTAGCAGCTCTTCCGCGACCTTCGTAATTATCGAAGAAATTGGCCGGCGGTTCAAAAGTGACATCATCATAGAGGGTGAGGTACTTGGGCGCCGGTTGCCAATTGCGATGGGGGGCCTTCTGGTGATACAACACACAGAACGGCTTATTGGGATCACGTTTATTTTTCAGCCAGTCGAGGGTGGTTTCGGTGATGATTTCAGTGCAATATCCTTCCTTGCGGACCCTTTCACCATCGATCAGAAAATCGGGATTGTAATATTGTCCCTGTCCCGGAAGCACCATGGAGAAGTCAAATCCTTGTGGTATGCCGTCGAGGTGTATCTTACCGATCATGGCGGTTTGATAACCGTTAGCCTGCATCAGTTTCGGGAAGTTGGGCTGATTCCAGTCAAAGGGTCGGTTGTTATCGACCTTACCATTCACAAAACTGTGCTTTCCGGTAAGCAGGACCGCGCGGCTGGGTGCACTGATGGAGTTGGTAACTGTTGACCGGGAAAACAGAGCTCCTTCTTCTGCAAGCCTATCTATATTGGGTGTTTCGTTCAGTCCGTAGCCATAAGCGCTGATTGCCTGATAGGCATGGTCGTCGCTCATAATGAAAATGATGTTCGGCTGTTGAGGCTCTTTCTCCTGGTTCTGGCAGGCACCTAGCAGTGCCAGCGAACTGATACCCGCCCATTTTGCCGGAATAATCAAATTATATCGTTTCATTGCGTTTGTATTAAAAGTTCAATAAAATTGGTCGTTTTGAGTAGCCTTCACTCCTCAATTTTCAATTCTGCGCTCGGCAAAACAAATAAATTTGTTATTGTCCGGAAATTCTTCCCGGTTGTCTGCGGTTGCTTCCCTCATTTCCAGTGAGATCATCACCCAGATCCTGTCGTGCTACGTTGGCAATTTGTTCAAGCTTTCCTACAATATCGGGATAAGTCCCGCTCACATCATAGCGTTCACCGGGATCTCGTCGCAGATCGTAGAGTGCACCGGGGAAGGGGTATCCCTCTTTTACTTTTCCCGGCTTTCCTTCATTGCCCGGTTGTGATCCTTCGTAGCTTCTTCCCGGGTGCGGGTAAACCAATTTCCAATCTCCGTGTCTGACTGCTTCCAGGCTGTTCTGCCGGTAGTAATAGTAGAAAGTTTCTCTCGGCTTAGCTTCTACATCTCCTTTGAGTATAGGTAGGAGGCTGACACCGTCGATAATATGTTCAGGCAGAGGAGCACTTGTTATCTCCGCCAGAGTGGGAAGGATATCAATACCTGAAGCGAGACTGTTGGAAATGCCTCCTTCGGGTATTACACCTCGCCACATCATAATACAGGGCACGCGCTGTCCCCCTTCGAATGTAGTCCCTTTCCCTTCGCGATAACCGGCAGTACTTCCTGCGTGATTGCCATAGTTGAGCCAGGGTCCATTATCGGAGGTGAAAATTACGAGTGTCTGTTTATCCAGGCCGGTCTCTTCCAATGTTTTTATGATTTCTCCCACGCTCCAGTCGATCTCCATCATCACGTCACCGTATAGACCCTGCTCTGATTTTCCTTTGAATTTATCGGAAACATAGAGAGGTACATGTGGCATCGGATGGGCCAGATAGATAAAGAAAGGATTGTCATGTTTTTTTTTGATAAAATCGACGGTGCGATAGGTGAAGTCGGTGGTAAATTGGGCCTGATCGTCAGGTGAAACCGCCGGATTCACGATCTCCTTATTTTCGAACAGAGGCAGGTCGGGATATGTGCCTGTCGGGTGCAGTGGCCACATATCGTTGGAGTAGGGGATACCATAAAACTCATCGAACCCGTGATTGGTGGGCAGGAATTGGGACTGAACTCCCAAATGCCATTTACCGTAGGCTGCGGTGGCATATCCTTTCTCTTTAAGTAATTCGGCAATGGTCACTTCATCGTCAGAGATCCCGATCCCTGAAGTGGGTCCTAATGCACCGGCAAACCCGACACGGTTTGGGTAGCATCCCGTAAGCAGACCGGCGCGGGAAGCACTCGATACCGCCTGTGGCGAATAATAATGAGTGAAGAAGAGCCCTTCATTGGCCATCCTGTCGATATGAGGTGTCTTATATCCTGTAGCTCCGGTGAGAGACAAGTCTCCATATCCCATATCGTCGAGATGGATCAGTATCACATTGGGTAACTCTTTACCTGCTTTCTCTGATTGTTGAGAGGGGGTGCAAGCGACAGCGGCTGAAAGAGCTGCCCCCCATACACCTACCCTTATCTTTGATTTTCTTTCCATTTTATATGTTATCAGTAGAATACCTGTTTCATAGAACGCCCAACCCATACTTGTGGTGGACCTAAATGAAATATGTCGGCGATGGTGGGTGCGACGTCAAACTGCATCATGCTTTCCTGAAATTCACCTCCCTGCTGAATACCCTTACCTGCAATGATAAAGGGTGTTTCCATTTCCATCATTGTTATGCCTCCATGTCCTTTATCTATACCTCCATGGTCTGAAGTGACAATGATGATGCTATTGTCATACATGCCTGTTTCTTTCATGGCGTTAATTATCTCACCTATCTGGTCATCCAACTCTTTCAATTTGGCATAATAGCCGGGTGTATCATGTCCATCTGCATGACCCACATCATCCGGACTGTCATAGATAAACGCTGCCAGTGTCGGCTTTTTTTCTTTGACATATTTTACGGCAAATCTGGTGAGTTCTGTGTTCAGCTTGTTGTCGTTGGGGACATTGCGATAGTAATTCAGAGAAAGTGTATCTATCAGGTATTTAATCCCATCCCATTCATATATTGCTCCTATTTCAGCTTCGGGAGCAGCTTCCTTCAGTAGATTAAAGATGTTGGGAAACATCCCATTCCGGTTTAACTCGCGGGAGGGAAGATCGGGTGTCTGAGACCCCCAGGTGGTGTATCCGTGTAACTCCGGCCCCGCTCCCATAAACATAGATGCCCAGTTTACCGCACTTGATGAAGGAAGTACTGTCCGTTTTTGCAGGGTGTAACTACCTTCTTTCATCAGTTGTTTCACATTAGGCATATCTGCTTTTTCTACACTATAGCTGCCCCATCCATCTAGTCCGATGAAAACTACATGTTGGGCTTTCCACGCAGGGGTATTATCTTCGCCGGTGCCTGACCCACATCCTGCCAACGAAAAAATAAAAAGTAACAGAAGAACACCAATAATAGGATTGATTTTTTGCATAGGATTGATTTTTATAGAGAAATAACCTTTTTGTTTGCGGCGGGAATGGCCTGTTGGTATGCTATTTTTATTTCAAAAGTTTTTTGAATAACCAGTTATTTTTGAGTTCTTGCTGTTCCGGGAAAGTCCAGTGCTGGGTTTCCTGGAAAAGATGCAACTCTTTGGATCCGGGAATGACATTGTAGGCGGCATGCATCGATGTGGGCGGGCATACGTTGTCGTTATATCCCCAGCTATACCAACCGGGTACTTTGACGAAGCGGGCGAAATTCACCACATCATAATATT
This window of the Proteiniphilum saccharofermentans genome carries:
- a CDS encoding sulfatase family protein, whose protein sequence is MERKSKIRVGVWGAALSAAVACTPSQQSEKAGKELPNVILIHLDDMGYGDLSLTGATGYKTPHIDRMANEGLFFTHYYSPQAVSSASRAGLLTGCYPNRVGFAGALGPTSGIGISDDEVTIAELLKEKGYATAAYGKWHLGVQSQFLPTNHGFDEFYGIPYSNDMWPLHPTGTYPDLPLFENKEIVNPAVSPDDQAQFTTDFTYRTVDFIKKKHDNPFFIYLAHPMPHVPLYVSDKFKGKSEQGLYGDVMMEIDWSVGEIIKTLEETGLDKQTLVIFTSDNGPWLNYGNHAGSTAGYREGKGTTFEGGQRVPCIMMWRGVIPEGGISNSLASGIDILPTLAEITSAPLPEHIIDGVSLLPILKGDVEAKPRETFYYYYRQNSLEAVRHGDWKLVYPHPGRSYEGSQPGNEGKPGKVKEGYPFPGALYDLRRDPGERYDVSGTYPDIVGKLEQIANVARQDLGDDLTGNEGSNRRQPGRISGQ
- a CDS encoding sulfatase family protein; this translates as MKRYNLIIPAKWAGISSLALLGACQNQEKEPQQPNIIFIMSDDHAYQAISAYGYGLNETPNIDRLAEEGALFSRSTVTNSISAPSRAVLLTGKHSFVNGKVDNNRPFDWNQPNFPKLMQANGYQTAMIGKIHLDGIPQGFDFSMVLPGQGQYYNPDFLIDGERVRKEGYCTEIITETTLDWLKNKRDPNKPFCVLYHQKAPHRNWQPAPKYLTLYDDVTFEPPANFFDNYEGRGRAAKEQEMQVHGHAMWGHDFKMIVDPYGDSTGFHHELNRFNDKQREDWLSAYTPENEEFKAKYHSLTDKEIALWKYNRYIKDYLRTIKSIDDGVGELLDYLEEAGLAENTIVVYTSDQGFYLGEHGWFDKRFMYEESFRTPLLMRYPKEIKSGTVIDALVQNLDFAPTFLDYAGIEVPEEMQGESFRQVVAGKTDKWRDAVYYTYYEFPSVHMVKRHYGVATERYKLMHFYYDIDEWEMYDLETDPMEMRNIYDDPAYAEVRDMLHKRLEELRVYYGDSNELNEKFLKEYLEHQN
- a CDS encoding alkaline phosphatase → MQKINPIIGVLLLLFIFSLAGCGSGTGEDNTPAWKAQHVVFIGLDGWGSYSVEKADMPNVKQLMKEGSYTLQKRTVLPSSSAVNWASMFMGAGPELHGYTTWGSQTPDLPSRELNRNGMFPNIFNLLKEAAPEAEIGAIYEWDGIKYLIDTLSLNYYRNVPNDNKLNTELTRFAVKYVKEKKPTLAAFIYDSPDDVGHADGHDTPGYYAKLKELDDQIGEIINAMKETGMYDNSIIIVTSDHGGIDKGHGGITMMEMETPFIIAGKGIQQGGEFQESMMQFDVAPTIADIFHLGPPQVWVGRSMKQVFY